The sequence CAAACGTACAGTCTCACGCCCGTCCTCGTCCTTCCTAGCATCTGAACCTTTTTGAACGGCCCCAAATGCGAGGCGGGAGGAACGATAGCGGCAACGATAGAATTGGAAACTACATAGAAAAAGTAGGCGCAATGCCTACTTTTTTATGTTTCATAGTCCGACCGGATCAGGTCCGGTATTGTCCGATGTCTTCGCTGAAGTGCTGGATCACGAGTTTGAATTCACGGATCTTTTCCATCAGGTCCTGCAACTTATCGTTATAGATGGCCACCGCGGAGCTGACTTCCTGACTGGCGGCGGAGTTTTCCTCAGAGATAGCTGCCAGGGATTCGATTTTGCCGTATACCTGATTGAGACTGGTCATTTCCTGTTCCAGCTTATTGGCCATCACAACAATATTATCAGCCACCCCGTGAATGTTATCCACGTGCTGGTTGTTGCCGGCCACCACGGAGTTCAGCTGTTTGCTTTCCACCGCCAGGACTTCGTACTCTGCTTCAATCAGTCGGACAACGCCGCTGATAATCTCAGTCAGGACCTTTAAATCGTGAGAAATGCTCTCTGAATGCTGTTGGGATTGCTCGGCCAGCTTCCGGACCTCTTCAGCGACCACGGCGAAGCCCCGGCCCTGTTCTCCGGCCCGGGCGGCCTCAATAGCGGCGTTTAAAGCCAGCAGGTTGGTCTGGCCGGCAATTGCCGCCACCAAACCGGTGATTTCTGTGATCTTGGTGGCTTGGGACTGGAGGTTCTCCGCCGATTCTTTTACTTCAGCAAATTTTTCCATGCTATGGGTTAATTTGCCGCTGGAGGCCTGTACTTCCTGAAATCCTTTGGAAATGGCATCCACTGCCGCCTCTAGCTGTTCTTTGTTTTTACTTTGCTCAGTGACCACCAGCCGCAGGGTATTCAGGTTACCATTTAAAATTCCTACCGAAATTTCGGTTTCCGAGGCCTGACTGGTAGCGGCAGTGGCTACGTCATGGACTACCCCCGATATTTCATTGGAGGTGCTGCGCATGTTGTCAGCCAATCCGTTGAAATTATCCGCATAGCGGTTCATTTCGTCGGTGACACCCTTAAAGCCGATAAATTCCCGTTTCACCCGCAGCTTATATTCAAACAGCATGGCCATCAGGTCTTCAAATTCATCCGCCGAGCGGAGTTTCAGTTCCTCATAGTACTTATAGCTCTGAATCGAATGAATTTGCTCTTTCAGGGCATTAAACGGCCGGAACAAAAGCCAGGTACTGACAGCAGCAATGACGCCGTTGACTGGCGCCAGCCACAGTGGAGCCCGGACTCCGACCAAGGTTAAAAGCAGCAGGACAGCTCCACTGAGAAGCATGGCCACGACCCCGGCCTTGCCCGGTATGTTCCGGATAAAACCAAAAGAGGCCATGATATTAAACCTGTAGCGGACTGTATGGCTGATGGGACGGGAAAACCGGATTTTGACCCGCATATGTTCCGCCGAGGAATCCAGCACTTCAGTTTCGATCTCTTCTTTAAAATATTCAGACGCCCCGGCCAGCAGCCCTTTGAAATAACCGAACATGCCCCGCTTGGAATGGTAGCTCATAATAGCTTCATGGCTGGATATGGGCTCCATCAGCACTTCCGGCGGCACGGAGCCCGAAATTCGTTTGACCACAACCATGTGTACGTCATACATTGAGCGTAAAAAAGAATATAAGTTCTCCTGCTGAAAAAAGGCCGGATAATGCTCCGAGAAGGTCCGCAAATTATCTTTGCCGATGATCTGCCAAATTTCATCCACTGGTTTGCTGGCATGGGTGGATAAATATTGAACGAATTCTCTGGGCTTTGCGTCAGCTATGTCTTCCAGCGGTGCAAAAATCTTTTCTTTCGGCCAGCCGACACGCTCCATGGCCTGGTTGGTTACCTCATCACCCCAAATTTTCCGGGCTGTATTGACCCATGTCCCGACAATTGTACCTTTCACAACAGTCACCTCTTCATGATGTCATTCGTAATTTAGTCTGTTTAGATGAAGCAAGCGGATGCTATCGAGTTATTCTCTCAAACCAGTTACTATCCCTTTATTCCACATGGAAAATTTTAATAATGGATGTGATATACTAAAAATAAACAGGTTTATCAGGAGGCCTACATGAAAGCGTTAGCACTTGTTGCATCCCCGCGAAAACTGGGTAACTCGGAAATTTTAGCAAAAGAAATGTTGGCCAGCCTGCCGGCTGCCGAACGGCGGATGATCCGGTTAACGGACCTCCGGATTGAGCAATGCCGTGCTTGCTATGCCTGTCTGCCGGCTGAAAAGGACTGCGTGATCAAAGATGATATGACCTTTCTCCTGCGGGAAATCCGCTGGGCAGATGCCGTCATTATCAGTTCAGCCTGCTATTTTCTCGGGCCCCATACCAGTATCAAAACTATTGGAGACCGGCTGATTTCTGTGCTGCAGGAAGGATCCCGCTACGCCGGCAAAAAATGCGCCACTGTATTGACATATGGAGTGCCCGGCTGGGAAGGCTATGGGCGGGAAGCAGTCAGAAATTTTGCCGGATTCCTTCATCTGGATGTGGTGGGCAGTCTGACAGTGCAAGCGGCCAATCCCGGCACAGCGATCAAACCGGCGATCCTGGAGGAAGCCAGGAAACTGGCAGAACGTCTGATCCCCGGACAAGCCGGCGTCACTCCCAGGCCGGACTGCTGCTGCCCGGCCTGTGGCAGCAGTCTCCTGCAGCTCAAACCCACCGGTGATATCCGCTGTGTGATGTGCAACTGTACCGGGCGGATTACTGCCGCCGATGCCGGCATCGCCCTCCGCTTTGTCCCCTCCGGGCACCCGCGTTTTTCAGCCGCCGGCATGGCCGAACACGGCAGACTGCTGGAGGGCATCAAAGATGATTATATCGCCAGCCGCAAGGAACTTTCGGTTGTCAGAAAAAATTATCAGCAACATGACAGCTGGTGGATCAAGCCTGACGCCGGGATAAACGAATGATTGGGCTCATCTATGCATATCCTACAGTAAACTACTGTAAAAGGTTCCATCCGGGGAGCAGCCAATGCATAAAAACGACAGCAGCCAAACCAAGAAAAACTTTGACCGCATTGCCATTATCCAAGACATCGTGAACGACCTGGTTCCGGAAAAGTGGCGTCTGAAGGCGCTGCACTTTGCCCATGGCCGGGTCTTGGAGGTCGGCGTAGGCAGCGGCTTCAATTTGCCGTTGTACACTGCCGCCTGTTCCGAAGTGGTCGGCATCGACCCGAGTCTGGGCATGCTGCACAGAGCAGCACGCCGGGTTAATAAGGCGCGAGTCCCAATATTTTTATACGAGATGGATGTTCAGTCCCTGGAGTTTTCGACCGCCAGCTTTGACACGGTCATTGCCACCTGCGTCTTCGGCACCGTGCCGGACCCGCTGAAAGGCCTGAAAGAAATCAGCCGGGTCTGCAGGCCCGACGGCACGATTATTCTGGTGGAATACATGCGCAGCAGCCAGGACTGGCTGGGCAAATTTATGGACTGGCTGAATCCGGTTACCGTCTGGCTGCTGGGTAATCATATCAACCATCCTACAGTCCCGTTGGTCCTCCAGGCCGGTATTGAGATCCGGGAGGTTGAAAACCTGTTCGGCGATGTGGTCAAGCTGATTGTGGGACAACCGGTCAATTCCTTTCAGGTGTCCTGCGTGACTCATTTGCAGCGATAACGCAGCAACAAAAAGAAAAGAGCGCCGCCAAACGTTCAGGGAAAACGTTGGCGGCGCTCTTTTTGAATCGAGAGGGGATGGACTGCTGAAAATGCAGCACAGACAAATATTGAAAATATATTAGAGCTTAAACTTGGTCACCATGATTTGCAACTCACCGGC is a genomic window of Acetonema longum DSM 6540 containing:
- a CDS encoding heme NO-binding domain-containing protein; translation: MKGTIVGTWVNTARKIWGDEVTNQAMERVGWPKEKIFAPLEDIADAKPREFVQYLSTHASKPVDEIWQIIGKDNLRTFSEHYPAFFQQENLYSFLRSMYDVHMVVVKRISGSVPPEVLMEPISSHEAIMSYHSKRGMFGYFKGLLAGASEYFKEEIETEVLDSSAEHMRVKIRFSRPISHTVRYRFNIMASFGFIRNIPGKAGVVAMLLSGAVLLLLTLVGVRAPLWLAPVNGVIAAVSTWLLFRPFNALKEQIHSIQSYKYYEELKLRSADEFEDLMAMLFEYKLRVKREFIGFKGVTDEMNRYADNFNGLADNMRSTSNEISGVVHDVATAATSQASETEISVGILNGNLNTLRLVVTEQSKNKEQLEAAVDAISKGFQEVQASSGKLTHSMEKFAEVKESAENLQSQATKITEITGLVAAIAGQTNLLALNAAIEAARAGEQGRGFAVVAEEVRKLAEQSQQHSESISHDLKVLTEIISGVVRLIEAEYEVLAVESKQLNSVVAGNNQHVDNIHGVADNIVVMANKLEQEMTSLNQVYGKIESLAAISEENSAASQEVSSAVAIYNDKLQDLMEKIREFKLVIQHFSEDIGQYRT
- a CDS encoding flavodoxin family protein produces the protein MKALALVASPRKLGNSEILAKEMLASLPAAERRMIRLTDLRIEQCRACYACLPAEKDCVIKDDMTFLLREIRWADAVIISSACYFLGPHTSIKTIGDRLISVLQEGSRYAGKKCATVLTYGVPGWEGYGREAVRNFAGFLHLDVVGSLTVQAANPGTAIKPAILEEARKLAERLIPGQAGVTPRPDCCCPACGSSLLQLKPTGDIRCVMCNCTGRITAADAGIALRFVPSGHPRFSAAGMAEHGRLLEGIKDDYIASRKELSVVRKNYQQHDSWWIKPDAGINE
- a CDS encoding class I SAM-dependent methyltransferase — encoded protein: MHKNDSSQTKKNFDRIAIIQDIVNDLVPEKWRLKALHFAHGRVLEVGVGSGFNLPLYTAACSEVVGIDPSLGMLHRAARRVNKARVPIFLYEMDVQSLEFSTASFDTVIATCVFGTVPDPLKGLKEISRVCRPDGTIILVEYMRSSQDWLGKFMDWLNPVTVWLLGNHINHPTVPLVLQAGIEIREVENLFGDVVKLIVGQPVNSFQVSCVTHLQR